A portion of the Melanotaenia boesemani isolate fMelBoe1 chromosome 2, fMelBoe1.pri, whole genome shotgun sequence genome contains these proteins:
- the notum1a gene encoding palmitoleoyl-protein carboxylesterase notum1a, which yields MTAMKMVLSVLLVVLMQSGALCARRFRGGRNPQPRRAPPPPTHRADRGDTTESFPLDFTAVEENMDNFMTQVKNLAQSLYPCSAQKLDYDMKLNFLENTSVTCNDGSPAGYYLKESRGSRRWLIFLEGGWYCFNKENCDSRYETMRRLMSSSKWPQTKTGTGILSPLPEENPHWWNANMVFIPYCSSDVWSGTSAKTEQSGYAFMGSLIIQEVVKDLLSKGLDNAKVLLLAGSSAGGTGVLLNVDRVAELLEGLGHTGIQVRGLSDSGWFLDNKQYHCTDCVDTVSCTPTETIKRGIKYWGGVVPERCRQSHEGEEWNCFFGYRVFPSIKSPVFVVQWLFDEAQLTVDNIQLTGQPVQEGQWRYIQNLGIELRNTLKDVPAMFAPACLSHEVITRNYWIDVQVKGTSLPRALHCWDRSLHDSRNNKAPPKACPVHLIDSCPWPHCNPTCPTIRDQFTGQEMNVIQFLMHMGFDVQKMAQQQGMDPSKLLGMLSSGS from the exons ATGACAGCGATGAAAATGGTTTTATCGGTGCTGCTGGTGGTCCTGATGCAATCCGGCGCTCTTTGCGCACGGAGGTTTCGAGGTGGCCGCAATCCACAACCACGACGCGCACCACCACCTCCCACACACCGGGCGGACCGAGGTGATACCACGGAGAGCTTCCCTCTGGATTTCACCGCCGTGGAGGAGAACATGGATAACTTCATGACTCAAGTGAAGAACCTTGCGCAATCCCTCTACCCGTGCTCGGCGCAGAAGCTAGACTACGACATGAAGCTGAACTTTTTGGAGAATACATCAGTCACCTGCAACGACGGGAGTCCCGCAGG gtacTACCTGAAAGAATCTCGAGGCAGCAGGCGGTGGCTGATTTTCCTTGAGG GTGGCTGGTACTGCTTCAACAAGGAGAACTGTGACAGCCGATATGAAACCATGAGGAGGTTGATGAGCTCGTCCAAATGGCCCCAAACTAAAACAG GCACAGGGATCCTGTCGCCACTACCTGAGGAAAACCCTCACTGGTGGAATGCAAACATGGT ATTTATTCCATACTGTTCCAGTGATGTATGGAGCGGCACTTCAGCTAAAACAGAGCAGA GTGGTTATGCCTTCATGGGGTCGCTAATTATTCAGGAGGTTGTGAAGGATCTGCTGAGCAAAGGTTTAGACAATGCAAAAGTCCTCCTATTAGCAGGAAGCAG TGCGGGAGGTACCGGAGTTCTTCTGAATGTAGATCGTGtggcagagctgctggaggGATTGGGGCACACTGGGATTCAGGTGCGAGGCCTCTCTGATTCGGGCTGGTTCCTGGACAACAAGCAGTACCACTGCACAGACTGTGTAGACACTGTCAGCTGTACCCCGACTGAGACCATCAAAAGAGGCATTAA GTACTGGGGAGGAGTGGTGCCAGAGAGGTGCAGACAATCCCATGAAGGGGAGGAGTGGAACTGCTTCTTTGGATATAGAGTCTTCCCATCTATTAAAA GCCCTGTGTTCGTGGTCCAGTGGTTGTTTGATGAGGCACAGTTGACAGTTGACAACATCCAGCTAACAGGCCAGCCTGTGCAGGAAGGCCAGTGGCGTTACATCCAGAACCTGGGCATTGAGCTGAGGAATACACTTAAAGATGTCCC GGCTATGTTTGCTCCAGCATGTCTGTCACATGAGGTTATCACCAGAAA TTACTGGATTGACGTGCAAGTTAAAGGCACCTCTTTGCCCCGTGCTCTGCACTGCTGGGACCGGAGCCTCCACGACAGCAGGAACAACAAGGCTCCACCCAAAGCCTGCCCTGTACATCTGATTGATAGCTGCCCGTGGCCTCATTGCAACCCCACCTGCCCGACCATCCGAGACCAGTTCACAGGACAAGAAATGAATGTCATTCAGTTTCTTATGCACATGGGCTTTGACGTGCAGAAGATGGCTCAGCAGCAGGGCATGGACCCCAGCAAGTTACTGGGCATGCTCAGCAGTGGCAGCTAA